A genomic region of Zalophus californianus isolate mZalCal1 chromosome 1, mZalCal1.pri.v2, whole genome shotgun sequence contains the following coding sequences:
- the NIT2 gene encoding omega-amidase NIT2 isoform X2: protein MVRGLVNLPHVAPPHPPPPTPSGECSLLDKTDFLHLDIELSAFRLALIQLQVSSIKSDNLTRACGLIREAATQGAKIVSLPECFNSPYGTKYFPEYAEKIPGESTQKLSEVAKECGIYLIGGSIPEEDAGKLYNTCAVFGPDGTLLVKYRKLHLFDIDVPGKITFQESKTLSPGDSFSTFDTPYCRVGLGICYDLRFAELAQIYAQRGLLTIRCMWPQHLLPGMIKPHMLPGDTALLGDVLAEAGTEETVLCSDIDLKKLAEIRQQIPIFSQKRSDLYAVEAKKP from the exons ATGGTCAGAGGACTGGTTAACTTGCCTCATgttgcacccccccaccccccaccccccacccccagtggggAATGCTCTCTTCTGGACAAGACAGACTTTCTGCATCTGGACATTGAGCTTTCAG CTTTCCGCTTGGCCCTCATCCAGCTTCAGGTTTCTTCCATCAAATCAGACAACCTCACTCGAGCCTGCGGCCTCATCCGGGAGGCAGCAACACAAGGAGCCAAAATCGTTTCTCTGCCA GAATGCTTCAATTCTCCATATGGCACGAAATATTTTCCTGAATATGCTGAGAAAATTCCTGGTGAATCCACACAGAAGCTTTCTGAAGTAGCAAAGGAGTGCGGTATATATCTCATTGGAG GTTCCATTCCTGAAGAGGATGCTGGGAAATTATATAATACCTGTGCCGTATTTGGTCCTGATGGCACTTTACTGGTAAAGTACAGAAAG CTCCATCTGTTTGACATTGATGTTCCTGGGAAAATTACATTTCAAGAATCTAAAACGCTGAGTCCTGGTGATAGTTTCTCCACATTTGATACTC CTTACTGCAGAGTGGGCCTGGGCATCTGCTATGACCTGCGCTTTGCGGAGCTCGCCCAGATCTACGCCCAGAGAG GGCTGTTGACAATCAGGTGTATGTGGCCACAGCATCTCCTGCCCGGGATGATCAAGCCTCATATGTTGCCTGGGGACACAGCACTATT GGGGGATGTCCTTGCTGAAGCCGGCACCGAGGAGACGGTCCTGTGTTCAGACATAG ACCTGAAGAAGTTGGCTGAAATACGCCAGCAAATCCCCATTTTTAGCCAGAAGCGATCAGACCTCTATGCAGTGGAGGCGAAAAAGCCCTAA
- the NIT2 gene encoding omega-amidase NIT2 isoform X1 — MVRGLVNLPHVAPPHPPPPTPSGECSLLDKTDFLHLDIELSAFRLALIQLQVSSIKSDNLTRACGLIREAATQGAKIVSLPECFNSPYGTKYFPEYAEKIPGESTQKLSEVAKECGIYLIGGSIPEEDAGKLYNTCAVFGPDGTLLVKYRKLHLFDIDVPGKITFQESKTLSPGDSFSTFDTPYCRVGLGICYDLRFAELAQIYAQRGCQLLVYPGAFNMTTGPAHWELLQRGRAVDNQVYVATASPARDDQASYVAWGHSTIVSPWGDVLAEAGTEETVLCSDIDLKKLAEIRQQIPIFSQKRSDLYAVEAKKP, encoded by the exons ATGGTCAGAGGACTGGTTAACTTGCCTCATgttgcacccccccaccccccaccccccacccccagtggggAATGCTCTCTTCTGGACAAGACAGACTTTCTGCATCTGGACATTGAGCTTTCAG CTTTCCGCTTGGCCCTCATCCAGCTTCAGGTTTCTTCCATCAAATCAGACAACCTCACTCGAGCCTGCGGCCTCATCCGGGAGGCAGCAACACAAGGAGCCAAAATCGTTTCTCTGCCA GAATGCTTCAATTCTCCATATGGCACGAAATATTTTCCTGAATATGCTGAGAAAATTCCTGGTGAATCCACACAGAAGCTTTCTGAAGTAGCAAAGGAGTGCGGTATATATCTCATTGGAG GTTCCATTCCTGAAGAGGATGCTGGGAAATTATATAATACCTGTGCCGTATTTGGTCCTGATGGCACTTTACTGGTAAAGTACAGAAAG CTCCATCTGTTTGACATTGATGTTCCTGGGAAAATTACATTTCAAGAATCTAAAACGCTGAGTCCTGGTGATAGTTTCTCCACATTTGATACTC CTTACTGCAGAGTGGGCCTGGGCATCTGCTATGACCTGCGCTTTGCGGAGCTCGCCCAGATCTACGCCCAGAGAG GCTGTCAGCTGTTGGTATATCCTGGAGCTTTTAATATGACCACTGGACCAGCCCACTGGGAGTTGCTTCAACGAGGCCG GGCTGTTGACAATCAGGTGTATGTGGCCACAGCATCTCCTGCCCGGGATGATCAAGCCTCATATGTTGCCTGGGGACACAGCACTATTGTGAGTCCTTG GGGGGATGTCCTTGCTGAAGCCGGCACCGAGGAGACGGTCCTGTGTTCAGACATAG ACCTGAAGAAGTTGGCTGAAATACGCCAGCAAATCCCCATTTTTAGCCAGAAGCGATCAGACCTCTATGCAGTGGAGGCGAAAAAGCCCTAA
- the NIT2 gene encoding omega-amidase NIT2 isoform X3 — MVLPGRAMATFRLALIQLQVSSIKSDNLTRACGLIREAATQGAKIVSLPECFNSPYGTKYFPEYAEKIPGESTQKLSEVAKECGIYLIGGSIPEEDAGKLYNTCAVFGPDGTLLVKYRKLHLFDIDVPGKITFQESKTLSPGDSFSTFDTPYCRVGLGICYDLRFAELAQIYAQRGCQLLVYPGAFNMTTGPAHWELLQRGRAVDNQVYVATASPARDDQASYVAWGHSTIVSPWGDVLAEAGTEETVLCSDIDLKKLAEIRQQIPIFSQKRSDLYAVEAKKP, encoded by the exons ATGGTGCTACCTGGGAGAGCAATGGCCA CTTTCCGCTTGGCCCTCATCCAGCTTCAGGTTTCTTCCATCAAATCAGACAACCTCACTCGAGCCTGCGGCCTCATCCGGGAGGCAGCAACACAAGGAGCCAAAATCGTTTCTCTGCCA GAATGCTTCAATTCTCCATATGGCACGAAATATTTTCCTGAATATGCTGAGAAAATTCCTGGTGAATCCACACAGAAGCTTTCTGAAGTAGCAAAGGAGTGCGGTATATATCTCATTGGAG GTTCCATTCCTGAAGAGGATGCTGGGAAATTATATAATACCTGTGCCGTATTTGGTCCTGATGGCACTTTACTGGTAAAGTACAGAAAG CTCCATCTGTTTGACATTGATGTTCCTGGGAAAATTACATTTCAAGAATCTAAAACGCTGAGTCCTGGTGATAGTTTCTCCACATTTGATACTC CTTACTGCAGAGTGGGCCTGGGCATCTGCTATGACCTGCGCTTTGCGGAGCTCGCCCAGATCTACGCCCAGAGAG GCTGTCAGCTGTTGGTATATCCTGGAGCTTTTAATATGACCACTGGACCAGCCCACTGGGAGTTGCTTCAACGAGGCCG GGCTGTTGACAATCAGGTGTATGTGGCCACAGCATCTCCTGCCCGGGATGATCAAGCCTCATATGTTGCCTGGGGACACAGCACTATTGTGAGTCCTTG GGGGGATGTCCTTGCTGAAGCCGGCACCGAGGAGACGGTCCTGTGTTCAGACATAG ACCTGAAGAAGTTGGCTGAAATACGCCAGCAAATCCCCATTTTTAGCCAGAAGCGATCAGACCTCTATGCAGTGGAGGCGAAAAAGCCCTAA
- the NIT2 gene encoding omega-amidase NIT2 isoform X4 translates to MVRGLVNLPHVAPPHPPPPTPSGECSLLDKTDFLHLDIELSAFRLALIQLQVSSIKSDNLTRACGLIREAATQGAKIVSLPECFNSPYGTKYFPEYAEKIPGESTQKLSEVAKECGIYLIGGSIPEEDAGKLYNTCAVFGPDGTLLVKYRKLHLFDIDVPGKITFQESKTLSPGDSFSTFDTPYCRVGLGICYDLRFAELAQIYAQRGCQLLVYPGAFNMTTGPAHWELLQRGRAVDNQVYVATASPARDDQASYVAWGHSTIGGCPC, encoded by the exons ATGGTCAGAGGACTGGTTAACTTGCCTCATgttgcacccccccaccccccaccccccacccccagtggggAATGCTCTCTTCTGGACAAGACAGACTTTCTGCATCTGGACATTGAGCTTTCAG CTTTCCGCTTGGCCCTCATCCAGCTTCAGGTTTCTTCCATCAAATCAGACAACCTCACTCGAGCCTGCGGCCTCATCCGGGAGGCAGCAACACAAGGAGCCAAAATCGTTTCTCTGCCA GAATGCTTCAATTCTCCATATGGCACGAAATATTTTCCTGAATATGCTGAGAAAATTCCTGGTGAATCCACACAGAAGCTTTCTGAAGTAGCAAAGGAGTGCGGTATATATCTCATTGGAG GTTCCATTCCTGAAGAGGATGCTGGGAAATTATATAATACCTGTGCCGTATTTGGTCCTGATGGCACTTTACTGGTAAAGTACAGAAAG CTCCATCTGTTTGACATTGATGTTCCTGGGAAAATTACATTTCAAGAATCTAAAACGCTGAGTCCTGGTGATAGTTTCTCCACATTTGATACTC CTTACTGCAGAGTGGGCCTGGGCATCTGCTATGACCTGCGCTTTGCGGAGCTCGCCCAGATCTACGCCCAGAGAG GCTGTCAGCTGTTGGTATATCCTGGAGCTTTTAATATGACCACTGGACCAGCCCACTGGGAGTTGCTTCAACGAGGCCG GGCTGTTGACAATCAGGTGTATGTGGCCACAGCATCTCCTGCCCGGGATGATCAAGCCTCATATGTTGCCTGGGGACACAGCACTATT GGGGGATGTCCTTGCTGA